One window of Thermocoleostomius sinensis A174 genomic DNA carries:
- a CDS encoding VIT1/CCC1 transporter family protein: protein MTNSSIFHPSGTHHIDPEELGGSAWMAGLTSFFLFAAGAIIPVLPFLFLQGAIALWISLLLSGLALFLIGAGITLLTGRSVLFSGSRQVLFGLAASGITFGIGRLLGVSLST from the coding sequence ATGACGAATTCATCGATTTTCCACCCTTCTGGAACGCATCATATCGATCCAGAGGAATTGGGTGGCTCGGCCTGGATGGCAGGACTGACTTCGTTTTTTCTGTTTGCAGCAGGAGCGATTATCCCAGTGTTGCCGTTTCTATTTTTGCAGGGTGCGATCGCGCTTTGGATCAGCTTACTCCTGAGCGGTTTGGCTTTGTTCCTGATTGGTGCAGGTATTACCCTCCTGACTGGTCGGAGCGTTTTATTTTCAGGAAGCCGTCAGGTTTTGTTTGGGTTAGCAGCATCGGGAATTACCTTTGGCATCGGGCGTTTATTAGGCGTGTCGCTGAGTACCTAA
- a CDS encoding MFS transporter, which yields MKKSALWFVIFLGVVSLCADATYEGARSITGAYLGSLGASGTIVGIVAGLGELIGYGFRLVIGYLSDRTRKYWGITTLGYFINTAVVPLLALTGTWQAAAGLMIAERTGKAVRTPPRDVLLSHAAMQVGRGFGFGLHEAMDQIGAVAGPLMVAAMLSWQFGYRGGFAILVIPAVLGLLVLLITQRIYPDPRDFEPPSPADLHTEGLPRRFWIYLGAIALIAAGYADFPLIAFHLQQAGTDTESQIPLLYALAMGVDAIAALAFGRWFDQIGLRSLMAAVGLSLFFAPLVFLGNAQLTILGMVLWGIGMGAQESIMKAAVAGIVPPERRGSAYGIFNTGYGLAWFAGSALMGVLYDFSLPALVIFSVLIQFAAIPALFWVSGRARRS from the coding sequence ATGAAGAAATCTGCATTATGGTTTGTCATTTTTCTAGGCGTTGTCAGCCTCTGTGCTGATGCCACCTACGAAGGGGCACGCAGCATTACCGGAGCTTATCTGGGCAGCCTGGGGGCAAGTGGTACGATCGTTGGCATTGTTGCAGGCTTGGGTGAACTGATTGGCTACGGATTTCGGTTAGTGATTGGCTATCTCAGCGATCGCACTCGCAAATATTGGGGCATTACAACCCTGGGCTATTTCATCAACACTGCTGTTGTACCGTTGTTAGCTCTGACGGGAACCTGGCAGGCGGCTGCCGGACTCATGATTGCAGAACGTACCGGAAAAGCCGTTCGGACTCCTCCCCGCGATGTGTTGCTATCCCATGCAGCGATGCAGGTGGGGCGAGGGTTTGGCTTTGGTTTGCATGAAGCGATGGATCAAATTGGGGCAGTTGCAGGACCGTTGATGGTTGCAGCCATGCTGTCCTGGCAGTTTGGCTATCGCGGTGGCTTTGCGATTTTGGTGATTCCGGCTGTCCTTGGCTTACTTGTGTTGCTGATTACCCAACGGATCTACCCCGATCCGCGTGACTTTGAGCCACCCTCCCCAGCCGACTTGCATACCGAGGGTTTACCACGTCGCTTTTGGATCTATTTGGGAGCGATCGCCCTAATTGCCGCAGGCTATGCCGACTTCCCCTTAATTGCCTTTCACTTACAACAGGCGGGAACCGATACAGAAAGCCAGATCCCCTTACTCTATGCCCTGGCAATGGGCGTGGATGCGATCGCGGCTTTAGCCTTTGGTCGCTGGTTTGATCAAATTGGGCTAAGGAGTTTAATGGCGGCAGTTGGGCTATCCCTGTTCTTCGCACCGCTGGTGTTTCTGGGAAATGCTCAATTGACAATTCTGGGCATGGTGCTGTGGGGGATTGGAATGGGTGCTCAGGAATCGATTATGAAAGCCGCTGTCGCTGGAATTGTGCCACCAGAGCGTCGCGGGTCTGCCTATGGCATCTTCAACACGGGCTATGGACTTGCCTGGTTTGCAGGAAGTGCCTTGATGGGCGTTTTATATGATTTTTCGCTACCTGCCCTGGTTATTTTTTCAGTGTTGATCCAATTTGCCGCTATTCCTGCGTTGTTTTGGGTGAGTGGACGAGCACGGAGGAGCTGA
- a CDS encoding PepSY domain-containing protein — protein sequence MKAPTKLLIALSLLGTLGFGIAARSAFANQTRTTAATVPHHSMMMSQTSDGDGEMNPATEPPEHVQGEMRHPTQATQTLGDGDGEVAAQQEEQQESTQLQSLTRINADQARQAAEAAQRGNASQVTIDNEDGNLVYKVIVGQTEVTVDASNGRILQTEQAGVEQPGQGDAVYRSSIQVPNGQDDV from the coding sequence ATGAAAGCACCGACTAAACTCTTAATTGCCTTGTCTTTGTTGGGTACATTAGGATTTGGTATTGCTGCCCGCAGTGCCTTTGCAAATCAAACTAGAACCACAGCAGCAACCGTTCCTCATCACAGTATGATGATGAGCCAAACTAGTGATGGGGATGGTGAAATGAACCCCGCAACTGAACCTCCGGAACATGTACAAGGTGAGATGCGCCATCCAACTCAAGCTACTCAAACTCTGGGGGATGGGGACGGTGAGGTTGCAGCCCAACAGGAGGAACAGCAAGAATCGACTCAATTACAATCTCTGACTAGAATTAACGCTGATCAAGCAAGACAGGCCGCTGAAGCTGCTCAGAGGGGTAATGCAAGTCAGGTGACGATAGACAATGAAGACGGCAATCTTGTTTACAAAGTGATCGTTGGACAAACGGAAGTCACCGTAGATGCAAGCAATGGCAGGATTCTTCAAACCGAGCAAGCTGGGGTTGAGCAACCTGGACAGGGTGATGCAGTCTATCGCAGCAGTATTCAAGTTCCTAACGGTCAGGATGATGTATAG
- a CDS encoding AI-2E family transporter yields the protein MFTMLGFDKLPRWLVYEIAVPLTCLNLWLFYKIFQTFQTPFTILIVATLLSFLLGYPIRQIEKFGIQSGFSIVLILLITLSLLGVLGFNLLPILLQQLRELSDRLPVWLDSGSQQFQALDTWLAARHVPLNVTAIATKLTQMLPNEVADLPNQAAEIILGIADRLVEVLITIVFTLYLLLHGEKFWNGLLRWLPGEVGNQVRIAFQEQFRSYFIGQFTIALLMATALTIAFFILKIPYWLVFGTSIGLLALIPFGDTIGIFTSAVIISFKSVILGGELAIVALIIDQVVDNAVTPKILGNLIGLNPIWILLSLLIGSQLAGVLGLILAVPLAGSLKRIFEELMQTQATLPLEQQGDEL from the coding sequence ATGTTTACAATGCTAGGATTTGACAAACTCCCCCGCTGGCTGGTGTATGAGATTGCTGTACCCCTAACATGTCTGAACCTTTGGCTGTTCTACAAAATCTTTCAAACATTTCAAACGCCGTTTACCATTCTAATTGTGGCAACCTTGTTGTCATTTCTATTGGGCTATCCAATTCGTCAGATCGAAAAGTTCGGGATTCAATCTGGTTTCAGTATTGTTCTAATTCTGCTCATCACATTGAGTTTATTGGGAGTTCTTGGTTTTAACCTGCTGCCGATACTCCTGCAACAACTGCGAGAATTGTCCGATCGTCTGCCTGTTTGGTTAGACTCAGGCAGCCAGCAATTTCAGGCACTAGATACCTGGCTTGCAGCACGGCATGTCCCTCTCAACGTCACAGCGATAGCAACCAAACTGACACAAATGCTTCCAAATGAAGTTGCTGATTTACCGAATCAGGCTGCTGAAATCATTTTGGGCATTGCCGATCGCCTTGTAGAAGTCCTCATTACAATCGTGTTTACACTCTACTTGCTATTGCATGGAGAGAAGTTTTGGAATGGCTTGTTACGTTGGCTGCCAGGCGAGGTCGGCAACCAAGTTCGGATTGCGTTTCAAGAGCAGTTTAGAAGTTATTTTATTGGGCAATTCACGATCGCTCTGCTGATGGCTACAGCGTTGACAATAGCTTTCTTTATACTCAAAATTCCCTATTGGCTCGTGTTTGGTACTAGCATCGGTCTACTCGCTTTAATTCCGTTTGGAGACACAATTGGTATTTTCACATCCGCAGTCATTATCAGCTTTAAGAGCGTCATTTTGGGGGGCGAGTTGGCGATCGTTGCACTAATAATCGATCAAGTCGTTGACAATGCTGTTACACCAAAGATTTTAGGAAACCTGATTGGTTTAAATCCAATTTGGATTTTGCTTTCACTGCTCATTGGTTCACAGTTAGCTGGGGTATTGGGGCTAATATTAGCGGTGCCACTCGCGGGATCGCTCAAACGGATATTTGAAGAGCTAATGCAAACGCAGGCGACATTACCACTGGAGCAGCAAGGTGACGAATTATAG
- a CDS encoding APC family permease has translation MVSPIIPPRQHRHYLTHWLLNQDRNKANERSFKHPWWQVMCLTGVDYFSTLGYQPGIAALAAGALSPLATLILVLVTLFGALPIYRQVAKFSPHGEGSIAMLERLLPRWQGKLFVLVLLGFACTDFIITITLSAADATAHLVENPLLSAFLQGQQVPLTLVLITLLAVIFLKGFQEAIGVALVLVATYLTLNLVVIGVAGYQMLQQPTLLGNWHTALTVTSPWRMIGVSMLLFPKLALGLSGFETGVALMPLVKGNPSDTDTQPAGRIRQTHQLLTAAAVIMSFFLLTSSVVTTVLIPAAAFQTGGQANGRALAYLAHQYLGNGFGTLYDLSTITILWFAGASAMAGLLNLVPRYLPRYGMAPEWAGAVRPLVLVFTAIAFTVTLVFDASVEAQGGAYATGVLVLMSSAAVAVTLAFHRRGAKRGAIAFGLIALVFFYTTIANIFERPDGIRIAVFFITAIISTSMVSRVFRSTELRVTGVELDETAQAFVAQFQAQPVRLIAHRRAKGESALEYQQKEQNVREDSHLSTSQPILFLEVQVFDASVFIDVIQVKGVEVGGYRILRVQSSAVPNAIAALLLYLRDQTGTLPHVYFEWGEGNPLKYLLRFIFLGEGDVPLVTREVLRKAEPDPLRRPHIHVSG, from the coding sequence ATGGTTAGTCCCATCATTCCACCCCGGCAGCACCGCCACTACCTGACCCACTGGCTGCTCAACCAAGACCGCAACAAAGCCAACGAACGCTCATTCAAGCATCCCTGGTGGCAGGTGATGTGTCTCACTGGGGTCGATTACTTCTCGACCCTAGGCTACCAACCGGGCATTGCCGCCCTAGCAGCGGGCGCACTATCCCCCCTGGCAACACTGATTTTGGTGCTGGTGACGCTGTTTGGCGCACTGCCGATTTACCGTCAGGTAGCGAAGTTTAGCCCCCACGGCGAAGGCTCAATCGCCATGCTAGAGCGACTTTTGCCCCGCTGGCAGGGCAAACTGTTTGTGCTGGTGCTGCTGGGGTTTGCCTGCACTGACTTTATTATCACCATCACCCTCTCAGCGGCAGATGCCACCGCCCACTTGGTCGAGAATCCACTGCTCTCAGCATTTTTACAGGGGCAGCAGGTGCCCCTCACTCTGGTTTTAATTACTCTGCTGGCGGTGATTTTTTTGAAGGGGTTTCAGGAGGCGATCGGGGTCGCCTTGGTGTTGGTAGCAACCTATCTAACTCTCAATCTGGTAGTAATTGGGGTGGCGGGCTATCAGATGCTGCAACAGCCGACCCTGTTGGGCAATTGGCACACAGCCCTGACTGTAACTAGCCCCTGGCGCATGATTGGGGTCTCAATGCTGCTATTTCCGAAGCTGGCTCTGGGGCTGTCGGGGTTTGAAACTGGGGTGGCGTTGATGCCCCTGGTGAAAGGCAACCCCAGCGACACCGACACCCAGCCTGCGGGACGCATTCGCCAGACTCACCAGCTACTGACCGCAGCAGCAGTGATCATGAGCTTTTTTCTACTCACCAGTAGCGTTGTCACCACAGTGCTGATTCCGGCAGCAGCATTTCAAACCGGGGGACAAGCTAACGGGCGGGCACTAGCTTACCTAGCTCACCAGTATTTGGGCAACGGCTTTGGCACACTGTACGACCTCAGCACCATTACCATTCTCTGGTTCGCTGGAGCATCGGCGATGGCAGGTTTGCTCAACTTGGTACCCCGCTATCTGCCCCGCTACGGCATGGCGCCTGAGTGGGCGGGGGCAGTGCGCCCCTTGGTACTGGTGTTTACGGCGATCGCCTTTACCGTCACCCTGGTTTTTGATGCCAGCGTTGAGGCCCAGGGCGGAGCTTATGCGACAGGCGTACTGGTATTGATGAGTTCGGCGGCAGTGGCGGTGACTCTCGCGTTCCATCGGCGCGGGGCAAAACGGGGCGCGATCGCCTTTGGGTTGATTGCTCTGGTGTTTTTCTATACCACCATTGCCAACATCTTTGAGCGTCCCGACGGCATTCGCATTGCGGTGTTTTTTATCACTGCCATTATTTCAACCTCAATGGTATCGCGGGTGTTTCGCTCAACAGAACTGCGGGTGACTGGCGTAGAACTCGACGAGACTGCCCAGGCGTTTGTTGCTCAGTTTCAAGCCCAGCCCGTGCGGCTGATCGCTCATCGTCGAGCAAAAGGGGAATCTGCCCTGGAATATCAACAGAAGGAACAAAATGTGCGGGAGGACAGCCATCTGTCCACCTCTCAGCCGATCCTCTTTCTAGAAGTGCAGGTGTTTGATGCCTCCGTGTTTATTGATGTAATTCAGGTCAAAGGGGTTGAGGTAGGCGGCTACCGCATTTTGCGGGTGCAAAGTTCGGCAGTGCCCAACGCGATCGCAGCTCTGCTGCTCTACCTACGCGACCAGACCGGCACCCTGCCCCACGTTTACTTTGAGTGGGGGGAAGGAAACCCCCTGAAATATCTGCTGCGCTTTATTTTCTTGGGCGAGGGCGATGTGCCCTTGGTCACCCGCGAGGTTCTCCGCAAGGCTGAACCCGACCCACTGAGGCGACCCCACATTCATGTCAGCGGGTAG
- a CDS encoding AI-2E family transporter, whose amino-acid sequence MNWMNRFPWWINLSLAIILLALDVWIIFQLFQFFHSVIAIVVIATLLSFILEYPVYWLHRFRVPRLQAILLTLTVALLLLIVLGITLIPALIEQIDQLAKQLPTWIQSGTQQLTLLQSWAQSRNLPVDLGKLITRLEDRLSNQLQVLSGGVLTVLLDLVGRLLDLLITIVLTFYLLLHGDRLWDGIFQWFPATLQIQTRQALKQNFHNYFVGQSTLALLMGSAMTISFLVLQVPFGLLFGLGIGVMALFPFGASLSIVTVSLLLALQNIWLGIKVLIVAFLVDLVIENAIAPQLIGKFTGLNPAWILVSLLIGAKIGGILGVILAVPIASFIKSMLEYFYRGNALPQTKINPDVID is encoded by the coding sequence ATGAACTGGATGAACCGATTTCCCTGGTGGATAAATTTGAGCTTAGCAATCATTTTGTTGGCTCTAGATGTCTGGATTATTTTCCAACTTTTTCAATTTTTTCACTCTGTCATCGCAATTGTAGTTATCGCAACCTTGCTGTCGTTTATTTTGGAATATCCGGTCTATTGGCTACATCGGTTTAGAGTGCCTCGGTTACAAGCTATTTTATTAACTTTGACAGTAGCACTGCTGCTTTTGATTGTTTTAGGCATAACACTTATCCCTGCTTTAATCGAGCAGATCGATCAGCTTGCCAAACAACTTCCAACCTGGATTCAATCAGGGACTCAACAGCTAACACTCTTACAAAGTTGGGCACAATCCCGTAACTTACCAGTTGACCTGGGAAAGCTAATTACTCGATTGGAAGATCGATTATCTAATCAACTGCAAGTTTTGAGCGGTGGTGTATTGACTGTATTGTTAGATCTCGTCGGTCGCCTGTTAGATTTACTTATTACGATTGTTCTAACCTTTTACCTACTGCTACATGGCGATCGTCTTTGGGATGGGATTTTCCAATGGTTTCCTGCAACTTTACAGATACAAACACGGCAAGCCCTCAAACAAAATTTTCATAACTACTTTGTGGGTCAATCAACACTTGCCCTATTGATGGGAAGTGCAATGACAATTAGCTTTTTAGTATTACAAGTTCCTTTTGGATTGCTATTTGGGTTAGGCATTGGTGTAATGGCACTGTTTCCCTTTGGAGCTAGCTTGAGCATCGTCACAGTCAGTCTTTTGTTAGCACTACAAAACATTTGGTTAGGCATTAAAGTTTTGATTGTTGCCTTTTTAGTTGATTTGGTAATTGAAAATGCGATCGCTCCACAACTAATTGGTAAGTTTACAGGACTAAATCCTGCTTGGATTTTAGTATCCCTGCTGATTGGGGCAAAAATAGGAGGCATATTGGGCGTAATTTTGGCAGTACCAATCGCTAGCTTCATCAAAAGTATGTTGGAGTATTTTTATAGGGGCAACGCTCTACCGCAGACAAAGATAAATCCTGATGTCATTGATTGA